The following is a genomic window from Chitinophaga caseinilytica.
AAGATCCAGTTCCATTCCGAGCTTTACAACCAGGCCGGGGAACTGCTGAACGTAGGCACCGTTACACTGGCGTTCATCGACGCGAAGTCGAAAAAACGCATGAACATGCCCGACATCCTCCGGGAAAAACTCGCACCCTATTTCGAAAACAACGCAAACGAACCCCGCTCATGAACAGGATCAGGGCCAGTATCATCACCATCGGCGACGAACTGCTGATCGGGCAAACCGTTGACACCAACTCCGCCTGGATGGGCACGCATCTCAACGATGCCGGCATCTGGGTACAGCGGCGCGTAGCGGTGGGAGACGATCGCCAGGCCATACTTTCCGCGCTGGAAGAGGAATCCGCCAAATCCAAAATCGTACTTATCACAGGTGGATTGGGGCCCACGGCCGACGATATCACCAAACCCGTACTGCTGGAATATTTCGGCGGAAAGATGGTGCAGGATGAAGGAACGTTGCGGCATGTGATGGCTATATTCGAAAGGAACGGACTGCCCGTGCTGGAACGCAACGTAGCGCAGGCCCTCGTGCCCGACAGCTGTACCGTACTGCCCAATGCGCGGGGCACCGCGCCCGGCATGTGGTTCGAGAAAAACGATTGCATTTTCGTGTCCATGCCCGGCGTGCCGCACGAAATGAAAGGGATCATGGAAGACGAAGTGATCCCGCGGTTGCAGGAACGCTTCGAAACACCGGCGCTGCTGCATCATACGCTCATCACTTCCGGCATGGGCGAATCGTTCGTGGCAGAAAGGATCCGCGATTTCGAATCCGCCCTTCCCCCGCATATCAAACTCGCATATTTAC
Proteins encoded in this region:
- a CDS encoding CinA family nicotinamide mononucleotide deamidase-related protein, whose amino-acid sequence is MNRIRASIITIGDELLIGQTVDTNSAWMGTHLNDAGIWVQRRVAVGDDRQAILSALEEESAKSKIVLITGGLGPTADDITKPVLLEYFGGKMVQDEGTLRHVMAIFERNGLPVLERNVAQALVPDSCTVLPNARGTAPGMWFEKNDCIFVSMPGVPHEMKGIMEDEVIPRLQERFETPALLHHTLITSGMGESFVAERIRDFESALPPHIKLAYLPSYGLLKLRLTTEAPDKITAAAEMKDAFQALKKGVADILVADQDLPMGVILGNILLEKGLTAGTAESCTGGRIASQITAVPGSSRYFKGSVVSYANETKINLLHVNPETLRQHGAVSEQTVREMAEGALDVLKVDCVMAVSGIMGPDGGTDEKPVGSVWIAVGGKGNIRTMLYKFRYDRPRNTEMTTVAAMNELRKWLVG